In Halopseudomonas nanhaiensis, a single window of DNA contains:
- the ppnN gene encoding nucleotide 5'-monophosphate nucleosidase PpnN, with protein MRPNKIVNVSVNPKGSLETLSQREVQQLSEAGSGDTYKLFRQCALAILNTGAQIDNAKTILEAYEDFEVRIHQQDRGVRLELRNAPADAFVDGEMIASTREMLFSALRDIVYTESELGSPRIDLQTSAGITDYVFHLLRNARTLRPAVEPNMVVCWGGHSISTEEYKYSKKVGHELGLRNLNVCTGCGPGVMKGPMKGATIAHAKQRISGGRYVGLTEPGIIAAEAPNPIVNELVILPDIEKRLEAFVRVGHGIIVFPGGVGTAEEFLYLLGILLHPENRELPFPLILTGPRSAAPYLEQLHAFVAATLGEAAQGLYQLIIDDPAEVARQMTEGLRTVCQFRRERNDAFHFNWLLKIEETFQHPFDPTHENMAGLELNLQMPRHELAANLRRAFSGIVAGNVKNHGIRRIEEFGPYEIRGESAIMRPLDALLRAFVEQHRMKLPGGAPYQPCYRVVD; from the coding sequence ATGCGCCCCAACAAGATCGTTAACGTATCGGTAAATCCCAAGGGCAGCCTCGAGACCCTTTCCCAGCGTGAAGTCCAGCAGCTCAGCGAAGCCGGAAGCGGCGACACCTACAAGCTGTTTCGCCAGTGTGCCCTGGCCATCCTCAATACGGGCGCGCAGATAGACAATGCCAAGACCATTCTCGAGGCGTACGAAGACTTTGAAGTGCGCATTCACCAGCAGGACCGTGGCGTGCGCCTCGAGCTACGCAATGCTCCGGCGGACGCCTTCGTCGACGGCGAGATGATCGCCAGCACCCGTGAAATGCTGTTCAGCGCATTGCGCGACATCGTCTATACGGAGAGTGAGCTTGGCAGTCCGCGTATCGACCTGCAGACCTCGGCGGGCATTACCGACTATGTCTTTCATCTGCTGCGCAACGCACGCACCCTGCGCCCTGCCGTCGAGCCGAACATGGTGGTGTGCTGGGGCGGCCATTCCATCAGCACGGAGGAATACAAGTATTCCAAGAAGGTCGGGCACGAGCTCGGTCTGCGTAATCTGAACGTCTGCACCGGGTGCGGGCCGGGCGTGATGAAAGGACCGATGAAGGGCGCCACCATCGCGCACGCCAAGCAGCGTATCAGCGGCGGCCGGTATGTCGGTCTGACCGAGCCGGGAATCATTGCAGCCGAAGCGCCTAACCCGATCGTCAACGAACTGGTGATCCTTCCTGATATCGAGAAGCGACTCGAAGCCTTCGTCAGGGTAGGGCACGGAATCATCGTCTTTCCCGGCGGTGTCGGCACCGCCGAGGAATTTCTGTATCTGCTGGGTATCCTTCTGCATCCGGAAAACCGCGAGCTGCCGTTCCCGCTGATCCTCACCGGTCCGCGTAGCGCTGCCCCCTACCTTGAACAGCTGCACGCGTTCGTCGCCGCCACCCTCGGCGAGGCCGCACAAGGTCTGTATCAGCTGATCATCGATGATCCGGCGGAGGTCGCCAGGCAGATGACCGAAGGTCTGCGAACCGTTTGTCAGTTCCGCCGCGAGCGCAACGATGCCTTCCACTTCAACTGGCTCTTGAAAATCGAAGAGACCTTTCAGCATCCCTTCGACCCGACCCACGAGAACATGGCCGGCCTCGAACTGAACCTGCAGATGCCACGGCACGAATTGGCGGCGAACCTGCGCCGCGCGTTTTCCGGCATCGTCGCCGGCAACGTGAAGAACCATGGTATCCGTCGTATCGAAGAATTCGGCCCTTACGAAATCCGCGGCGAATCGGCGATCATGCGTCCGCTCGACGCGCTGCTGCGTGCCTTCGTCGAGCAACATCGCATGAAGTTGCCAGGTGGGGCGCCGTATCAACCCTGTTACCGAGTAGTGGATTAA
- a CDS encoding TIGR04211 family SH3 domain-containing protein gives MPNNRSYTTPLSPAVGPRPARTSVIRAGLLGTLLAFSATTLAQEGESTVRWVSDELTTYVRSGPTDGYRIVGTLASGDKVELIKTQGDYSQVRGESGTTVWIRSADLQDSPGPAEAVPQLEEQVTALSQELATIEQTWQTRVEGMQETLEARRIHIEELEQTRQALHEELVATQSQLREAQAQLGDENKEVLMRYMVYGGGIAGAGLLVGLILPSLTRSRKRNDGWV, from the coding sequence ATGCCCAATAATCGCTCGTACACAACACCCCTTTCACCCGCCGTCGGTCCGCGACCTGCGCGTACGTCCGTGATCCGTGCCGGCCTCCTCGGGACGCTACTGGCATTCTCGGCGACGACGCTGGCCCAGGAAGGCGAAAGCACCGTACGCTGGGTCAGTGATGAGCTGACCACCTATGTTCGCAGTGGACCGACCGATGGCTACCGTATCGTTGGCACGCTGGCTTCCGGCGACAAGGTCGAGCTGATCAAGACACAGGGTGACTACAGTCAGGTTCGTGGTGAATCCGGCACGACGGTGTGGATTCGTTCCGCCGACCTGCAGGACTCGCCTGGCCCGGCAGAGGCCGTTCCGCAGCTCGAAGAACAGGTCACCGCGTTGAGTCAGGAGCTGGCAACGATCGAACAGACCTGGCAAACCCGCGTAGAAGGTATGCAGGAAACGCTGGAGGCGCGACGCATCCACATCGAAGAGCTGGAACAGACTCGTCAGGCGCTGCACGAGGAGCTCGTCGCCACCCAGTCGCAGCTGCGCGAGGCTCAGGCGCAACTGGGTGATGAAAACAAGGAAGTACTGATGCGCTATATGGTCTACGGCGGTGGTATTGCTGGCGCGGGGCTGCTGGTCGGATTGATCCTGCCCTCACTGACGCGCAGCCGCAAACGCAACGACGGCTGGGTTTGA
- a CDS encoding cell wall hydrolase: MQLRWISTGLLALALIGASNAAEQERQAEKAIEKAETLEQKAVEDGSPPKASRSEVITKSEVQAVDPAGEAPLDDAITCLARSIYWEAKGQKVEEMEAVASVVMNRLQTDEFPRSVCEVVKQGSEAGNCQFSWWCDGRPDSVQEEASYTQAKEVARRALNGQLKDRTKGALFFHDRSVSPSWAATFKRTHAAGDFFFYRPRD; the protein is encoded by the coding sequence ATGCAACTCAGATGGATCTCAACCGGTTTGCTTGCCCTGGCACTGATCGGCGCCTCAAACGCAGCCGAGCAGGAGCGTCAGGCAGAAAAGGCTATAGAGAAGGCAGAGACGCTCGAGCAGAAAGCGGTTGAAGATGGTAGCCCACCGAAAGCGTCGCGCTCGGAAGTCATCACCAAAAGCGAGGTTCAGGCTGTGGACCCGGCTGGCGAAGCGCCGCTGGACGATGCGATCACCTGCCTTGCCCGCTCCATTTACTGGGAAGCCAAGGGGCAGAAAGTCGAGGAAATGGAAGCGGTGGCCAGCGTCGTGATGAATCGCCTGCAAACCGATGAATTCCCCCGAAGCGTGTGCGAGGTAGTCAAGCAGGGTTCCGAAGCAGGGAACTGTCAGTTTTCCTGGTGGTGCGATGGTCGACCGGATTCGGTGCAGGAGGAAGCATCCTATACCCAGGCCAAGGAAGTCGCACGACGGGCGCTCAATGGCCAGTTGAAGGACCGAACAAAGGGCGCGCTGTTCTTTCATGACCGCAGTGTTTCGCCTTCCTGGGCGGCGACGTTCAAGCGCACACATGCCGCCGGCGATTTCTTCTTTTACAGGCCCCGGGACTGA
- a CDS encoding ion transporter has translation MLEPGGKGLRTRLFQIIFESDTPEGKAFDIALAALIVISVAVVMLDSVAAYHERYGALFYGIEWTVTVLFTIELGLRIYCLQAPGQYLKSFYGVIDILAILPTWLALFVPGAHMLVVVRLLRTLRLIRVLEMMSLAGQGSLLLGALRRSRGQIMLFLFAVFMVVIIFSTLLYMIEPPEAGFTSIPKSVYWGIVTLTTVGYGDITPVTPMGQFLSVLIMLTGYSIIALPVGVFSAEVITALRAERYSDESCPGCGRSRHEPDANYCKFCGTWLNEETPDPRQRR, from the coding sequence ATGCTTGAACCCGGCGGAAAGGGCCTGCGAACCCGGCTGTTCCAGATCATATTCGAATCCGATACACCCGAAGGCAAGGCGTTCGACATAGCGCTTGCCGCACTGATCGTCATAAGCGTTGCAGTGGTCATGCTGGACAGTGTCGCCGCGTACCATGAGCGCTACGGCGCTCTGTTCTACGGGATCGAATGGACTGTCACGGTGCTGTTCACCATCGAGCTGGGTCTGCGCATCTACTGCCTTCAGGCACCGGGTCAGTATCTCAAAAGCTTTTACGGCGTCATCGACATCCTCGCGATCCTGCCGACCTGGCTAGCGCTTTTCGTCCCTGGCGCGCACATGCTGGTGGTTGTCCGGCTGCTCCGTACGCTAAGGCTGATTCGTGTACTGGAGATGATGTCGCTGGCCGGGCAGGGGAGTCTTTTGCTCGGTGCCCTTCGACGCAGTCGGGGGCAGATCATGTTGTTTCTGTTCGCCGTATTCATGGTCGTCATCATCTTTTCAACGCTGCTGTACATGATCGAACCGCCCGAGGCCGGGTTCACCAGCATCCCGAAGTCGGTCTACTGGGGCATCGTGACGCTGACGACGGTCGGATACGGCGACATTACCCCGGTTACACCCATGGGGCAGTTCCTGTCGGTTCTGATCATGTTGACGGGGTATTCGATCATTGCCCTGCCGGTGGGGGTCTTTTCGGCAGAAGTGATCACTGCGCTGCGTGCGGAGCGGTATTCGGACGAGTCATGCCCAGGCTGCGGGCGCAGCCGGCATGAGCCGGATGCGAACTACTGCAAGTTCTGCGGTACCTGGCTCAACGAGGAAACGCCTGACCCGCGACAGCGCCGTTAG
- a CDS encoding protein adenylyltransferase SelO, with the protein MSQPHGPEFDNSYARLPDRFYARQAPEPVRSPGLIRANQALAQQLGIDVAWLESEEGLQVLAGNTLAPGSDPIATVYAAHQFGGWNPQLGDGRAVLLGEVVDRRGQRYDLQLKGSGRTPYSRGGDGRAPLGPVLREYVVSEAMAVLGVPTSRALAAVTTGETVYRDRALPGGVLTRVSSSHIRIGTFQFFAARDDHDAVRVLADHVIQRHYPDAATAERPYLALLEGVIARQAELIAHWQQLGFIHGVMNTDNMLVSGETVDYGPCAFMDRYDPKAVFSSIDSAGRYAYANQPGIGQWNLAWLARALLPIIDPDESRAVELAQQAIDGFVARYKEAYAQRMCAKLGIARVDDEAASLVDDLLERMTTAGADYTLTFRRLAELAAPNSGFHSVEHIFTLPDVLEPWLERWRELLERETSSAAQRQQQMLLCNPAFIPRNHLIEEVIQAAVERGDFDPFHRLVERLARPGEYAEADARYAMPPRPEEMVLQTFCGT; encoded by the coding sequence ATGAGCCAGCCTCACGGCCCCGAATTCGACAACAGCTACGCTCGGCTTCCTGACAGGTTTTATGCCCGGCAGGCGCCGGAGCCGGTTCGTTCGCCCGGTCTCATCCGAGCGAACCAGGCGCTAGCGCAGCAGCTTGGCATCGATGTCGCCTGGCTGGAGTCCGAAGAAGGCCTGCAGGTGCTGGCTGGCAATACGCTCGCACCGGGCTCCGATCCGATCGCCACGGTGTACGCCGCCCATCAGTTCGGGGGCTGGAACCCGCAACTCGGGGATGGCCGCGCCGTGCTACTTGGCGAGGTGGTCGATCGGCGGGGGCAACGCTATGACCTGCAACTCAAGGGGTCCGGCCGCACGCCGTACTCGCGGGGCGGTGATGGCCGTGCGCCGCTCGGTCCGGTGCTGCGCGAATATGTAGTAAGCGAAGCCATGGCGGTCCTCGGCGTCCCGACGTCCCGTGCGCTGGCCGCGGTGACCACCGGGGAAACGGTCTATCGTGACCGGGCGCTGCCCGGCGGAGTGCTGACCCGTGTATCGAGCAGTCATATTCGCATCGGCACCTTTCAATTCTTTGCTGCCCGGGATGATCATGATGCGGTGCGGGTGCTCGCCGATCATGTGATCCAGCGCCATTATCCCGATGCGGCAACGGCCGAACGACCCTATCTGGCCCTGCTTGAAGGTGTGATCGCCAGGCAAGCCGAGCTGATTGCGCACTGGCAGCAACTCGGCTTCATCCACGGGGTGATGAATACAGACAACATGCTGGTATCCGGCGAGACGGTCGATTACGGCCCCTGTGCGTTCATGGATCGCTACGACCCCAAGGCGGTGTTCAGCTCGATCGATAGCGCCGGCCGTTATGCCTATGCCAATCAGCCCGGTATCGGCCAGTGGAACCTCGCCTGGCTGGCGCGGGCGTTGCTGCCGATCATCGACCCGGACGAGAGCAGGGCAGTGGAGCTGGCGCAACAGGCCATCGATGGCTTCGTGGCCCGCTACAAGGAAGCCTACGCGCAGCGGATGTGTGCCAAGCTGGGTATCGCCCGGGTGGATGACGAGGCCGCGTCGCTGGTCGACGATCTGCTCGAACGCATGACCACGGCAGGCGCCGACTACACGCTTACCTTCCGCCGGCTCGCCGAACTGGCTGCGCCGAATTCCGGGTTTCACAGCGTCGAACATATCTTCACGCTCCCCGATGTGCTGGAGCCCTGGCTGGAGAGATGGCGGGAATTGCTTGAGCGTGAGACCAGCTCCGCTGCGCAGCGCCAGCAGCAGATGCTCCTCTGCAATCCGGCCTTCATACCGCGCAATCATCTGATCGAAGAGGTGATCCAGGCCGCCGTCGAGCGGGGAGATTTCGACCCGTTCCATCGTCTCGTCGAGCGTCTGGCCAGGCCCGGTGAGTACGCCGAGGCCGATGCGCGTTATGCGATGCCGCCGCGCCCCGAAGAAATGGTCTTGCAGACTTTCTGCGGGACCTGA
- a CDS encoding DUF305 domain-containing protein — translation MHMSYWRFAAMIATSTIVMFGLMYLNTYTLEHVMWSETRGWMALLMGAVMAIIMLSFMLSMYANKMINVAIYIGAALVFAVCLWLVRSQTTVDEVEYMKAMIPHHSIAIMTSERAQIEDPRVRKLAEEIIEAQRREISEMKYLIEALNDANADTE, via the coding sequence ATGCACATGTCCTATTGGCGCTTCGCCGCCATGATCGCCACCTCGACGATTGTCATGTTCGGGCTGATGTATCTCAACACCTATACCCTCGAACATGTAATGTGGAGCGAGACACGCGGCTGGATGGCGCTTCTGATGGGCGCGGTCATGGCAATCATAATGTTGAGCTTCATGCTCAGCATGTACGCCAACAAGATGATCAACGTCGCCATATACATTGGTGCAGCATTGGTCTTCGCGGTATGTCTCTGGCTGGTTCGCAGCCAGACCACCGTGGACGAGGTCGAATATATGAAGGCGATGATCCCGCACCATTCGATCGCCATCATGACCAGCGAGCGTGCGCAGATCGAGGATCCCCGGGTGCGCAAGCTTGCCGAGGAGATCATCGAAGCGCAGCGTCGTGAAATTTCCGAAATGAAATACCTGATCGAGGCGCTGAACGATGCAAATGCTGACACTGAATGA
- a CDS encoding DMT family transporter, whose amino-acid sequence MKTWLLLFAAIVAEVIATSALKASDGFTRTGPLVIVAIGYAIAFYFLALTLRTIPVGVAYAVWSGLGVVLITLAAWLVYGQKLDAPAIIGMAMIVAGVVVMNLFSRTGVH is encoded by the coding sequence ATGAAAACCTGGCTGTTGCTGTTCGCTGCCATTGTCGCCGAGGTGATCGCCACCTCGGCGCTGAAAGCCAGTGACGGCTTTACCCGGACCGGCCCGCTGGTCATCGTCGCGATCGGCTATGCCATCGCGTTCTACTTTCTGGCTCTGACGCTGCGCACTATCCCCGTTGGGGTGGCATACGCAGTGTGGTCAGGGCTCGGGGTCGTGCTCATCACGCTTGCCGCCTGGCTCGTTTACGGACAGAAACTCGACGCGCCGGCGATCATCGGCATGGCGATGATCGTAGCGGGCGTGGTGGTGATGAACCTGTTTTCCAGGACCGGCGTGCATTGA
- a CDS encoding BCCT family transporter produces the protein MTLWLSIGMLFTFGAIALILAKWWNLRCIGVTPVHTLTFVAILFTSGLDVGLIMFPLTEFAGYADTAESPEYSFANPLAIEFGFWGFLIWGFYFLTCFYFCIIEPRVKFFEFRVVKFVNNAVIIGTCAFTAYLLLVNLPWYLPQLGDGETVLPVFYLIVMAAIGAAVYSSSDIKYVRILSLSSSGFFLLLIAVMWARAFLTDRGDISDFTLGTGLIGEYFSNLHRFMLPINEYHEFYLFWWFSWSIMIGQFTARFVGGLRTWQLFLAMLFFPSVAIGVWFVILFHYHQEGLNIATWVSMAMISVGVLMVVNSLDSLIRLYSENLNLTARRVGRGRYYLGNFVLMCALTILFQLDFLEIEWVGALVIAIYFSCFAYILLNKRKEVMSIQASPRDNELDFRKIEMVH, from the coding sequence ATGACGCTCTGGCTATCGATAGGGATGCTGTTCACCTTCGGCGCAATCGCGCTGATTCTTGCCAAGTGGTGGAACCTGCGCTGCATCGGCGTTACACCGGTACACACGCTGACCTTTGTGGCGATCCTGTTCACCTCGGGCCTGGATGTGGGGCTGATCATGTTCCCGCTCACCGAATTTGCGGGCTACGCCGATACCGCGGAAAGCCCGGAGTACAGCTTTGCCAACCCCCTGGCCATCGAATTCGGCTTCTGGGGCTTCCTCATCTGGGGCTTCTACTTCCTCACCTGCTTCTATTTCTGCATCATCGAGCCGCGGGTGAAGTTCTTCGAGTTCCGGGTGGTCAAGTTCGTCAACAACGCGGTGATCATCGGCACCTGCGCCTTCACTGCCTACCTGTTGCTGGTGAACCTGCCGTGGTACCTGCCGCAGCTTGGCGACGGCGAAACGGTATTGCCGGTGTTCTACCTGATCGTGATGGCGGCGATCGGTGCGGCCGTCTATTCGAGCAGCGACATCAAGTATGTGCGAATACTCAGCCTGAGTTCATCCGGCTTCTTCCTGCTGCTGATCGCCGTGATGTGGGCGCGGGCCTTCCTGACCGATCGCGGAGACATCAGCGACTTCACGCTGGGAACGGGGCTGATCGGTGAGTATTTCAGCAATCTGCATCGCTTCATGCTGCCGATCAACGAATATCATGAGTTCTACCTGTTCTGGTGGTTCTCGTGGAGCATCATGATCGGGCAATTCACTGCCCGCTTCGTCGGCGGCCTGCGTACCTGGCAACTGTTCCTGGCGATGCTGTTCTTCCCGTCGGTGGCGATCGGCGTATGGTTCGTGATCCTCTTCCACTATCACCAGGAAGGCTTGAACATCGCTACCTGGGTGAGCATGGCGATGATCAGTGTCGGGGTGCTGATGGTTGTCAATTCACTGGACTCGCTGATCCGCCTGTATTCCGAGAACCTGAATCTGACCGCCCGGCGAGTGGGGCGCGGCCGCTACTATCTCGGCAACTTCGTGCTGATGTGCGCGCTGACCATCCTGTTCCAGCTGGATTTCCTCGAGATCGAGTGGGTCGGTGCGCTTGTCATCGCGATCTACTTCTCATGCTTTGCCTACATCCTGCTGAACAAGCGCAAGGAAGTGATGTCCATCCAGGCCTCGCCCAGGGACAACGAACTGGACTTCCGCAAGATCGAGATGGTGCACTAG
- the betA gene encoding choline dehydrogenase — MTQTYDYIVIGAGSAGCVLANRLSEDGKCSVLLLENGGSDRSLFIQMPTALSIPMNTSKYNWQYESEPEPYLDNRRMHCPRGKVLGGSSSINGMVYVRGHARDFDEWQEEGAEGWDYRHCLPYFKKAETWTFGSDSYRGDRGPLGVNTGNQMKNPLYRAFIDAGVQAGYPATADYNGAQQEGFGPMQMTIKNGVRWSTSNAYLRPVRSRSNLTVVTHALVHRVVLEGKRATGVQYERKGEVLTVRADREVILAAGSIGSPHLLQLSGIGRRDVLEKAGIDVVHELPGVGENLQDHLEFYFQFRCLKPVSLNRRLGMLSRLQIGAQWFFFKTGLGATNHFESCGFIRSRAGVEWPDIQYHFLPAAMRYDGKEAFAGDGFQLHVGHNKPKSRGHVHVRSPDPRQHPEILFNYLKEEEDREGFRACVRLSREIIHQQAMDEYRGDEIQPGAHVQSDEEIDAFVRSAVESAYHPSCSCKMGTDDMAVVDPQTRVHGIQNLRVVDSSIFPTIPNGNLNAPTIMLAERAADIIRGFEPMAPSNAPVSMDEQWQARQRPREAARVLA, encoded by the coding sequence ATGACCCAGACATACGATTATATTGTTATCGGTGCCGGCTCGGCGGGCTGCGTGCTCGCCAACCGTCTGAGCGAAGACGGCAAATGCAGTGTTTTGCTTCTGGAGAACGGCGGCAGCGACCGCAGCCTGTTCATTCAGATGCCTACCGCGCTGTCGATCCCGATGAATACCAGCAAGTACAACTGGCAGTACGAGAGCGAACCGGAACCGTACCTGGATAACCGACGCATGCATTGCCCCCGCGGCAAGGTGTTGGGAGGCTCTTCATCGATCAATGGCATGGTCTACGTACGCGGTCATGCCAGGGACTTCGACGAGTGGCAGGAGGAGGGCGCCGAAGGGTGGGATTATCGGCATTGTCTGCCGTACTTCAAGAAGGCGGAGACCTGGACCTTTGGCTCCGACAGCTATCGTGGCGATCGCGGTCCGCTCGGGGTGAATACCGGCAACCAGATGAAGAATCCCCTGTACCGAGCCTTCATCGATGCTGGCGTCCAGGCCGGCTACCCGGCCACCGCAGACTACAATGGCGCCCAGCAGGAAGGCTTCGGCCCGATGCAGATGACCATCAAGAACGGCGTACGCTGGTCTACGTCGAACGCTTATCTGCGCCCGGTGCGCAGCCGGTCCAATCTTACGGTCGTTACCCATGCGCTGGTGCACCGGGTCGTGCTGGAAGGCAAGCGGGCCACGGGTGTGCAGTACGAGCGCAAGGGCGAAGTGCTGACCGTGCGGGCTGATCGGGAGGTGATCCTGGCGGCGGGCTCTATCGGCTCGCCGCATCTGCTGCAACTTTCGGGCATTGGCCGGCGCGATGTGCTGGAGAAGGCCGGTATCGATGTGGTGCACGAGTTGCCGGGCGTCGGCGAGAACCTGCAGGACCATCTGGAATTCTATTTTCAGTTTCGCTGCCTGAAGCCGGTTTCGCTCAATCGCAGGCTCGGCATGCTCAGCCGATTGCAGATCGGTGCCCAGTGGTTCTTTTTCAAGACAGGGCTGGGCGCGACCAACCACTTCGAGTCCTGCGGCTTCATCCGTTCCAGAGCCGGAGTGGAGTGGCCCGACATTCAGTACCACTTCCTTCCCGCTGCCATGCGCTACGACGGCAAGGAGGCGTTCGCCGGGGACGGTTTTCAGTTGCATGTCGGGCACAACAAGCCGAAAAGCCGTGGACATGTGCATGTTCGATCACCCGATCCACGCCAGCATCCCGAGATCCTCTTCAACTATCTGAAGGAAGAAGAAGACCGGGAGGGCTTCCGCGCCTGCGTACGCCTGTCCCGCGAAATCATCCATCAGCAGGCCATGGACGAGTATCGCGGGGACGAAATTCAGCCGGGGGCGCACGTTCAGAGCGACGAGGAGATCGATGCCTTTGTGCGCAGTGCGGTGGAAAGCGCGTATCACCCGTCCTGCTCCTGCAAGATGGGGACTGACGACATGGCGGTGGTTGACCCGCAGACGCGCGTGCACGGCATTCAGAATCTGCGTGTGGTCGACTCGTCGATTTTCCCGACCATACCCAACGGCAATCTGAACGCGCCGACGATCATGCTCGCCGAGCGCGCAGCAGACATCATTCGGGGCTTCGAGCCCATGGCTCCATCGAACGCACCGGTGTCGATGGATGAACAGTGGCAAGCACGCCAGCGCCCGAGGGAGGCGGCGCGGGTACTCGCCTGA
- the betB gene encoding betaine-aldehyde dehydrogenase — protein MPRYQNFVNGQYLANQSGETFDVVNPATGRVIYTMEVADESVQLAAIRSAKNGFAAWSAMTGVQRGRILLRAVALLRERNDELATVEIRDTGKAWQEAVAVDVATGADSIEFFAGLAASIEGNQQDLGGDFYYTRREPLGICAGIGAWNYPLQIACWKSAPALATGNSMIFKPSEETPLGALKLAEIYIEAGVPAGVFNVVQGDGRVGAWLTHHPDIAKVSFTGEVGTGRKVMAAAASTLKEVTMELGGKSPLIIFDDADIDNAVSAAMLGNFYTQGEICTNGTRVFVHEAVYDTFMQRLLERTRNNIRMGDPMDRDTNFGALISARHRDLVLGYIEKGLAEGATLACGGKAAQPAGAEGGFFVEPTIFTDCADHMSIVREEIFGPVMSVLTFSDEDEVICRANDTETGLAAGVFTNDIRRAHRVIHRMQAGICWINAYGASPAEMPVGGYKLSGIGRENGRVTLDQYTQIKSVYVGMADLESPF, from the coding sequence TTGCCCCGTTACCAGAATTTCGTCAATGGGCAGTATCTGGCCAACCAGAGCGGCGAGACCTTCGATGTAGTCAACCCGGCAACTGGCCGCGTCATCTACACGATGGAAGTGGCCGACGAGTCCGTTCAGTTGGCCGCGATCAGAAGTGCGAAGAATGGCTTTGCGGCATGGTCTGCGATGACCGGTGTCCAGCGTGGGCGCATTCTGCTGCGCGCCGTTGCGCTGCTGCGTGAGCGCAATGATGAGCTGGCGACTGTCGAAATCCGCGATACCGGCAAGGCCTGGCAGGAGGCTGTGGCGGTCGACGTGGCTACGGGTGCCGACAGCATTGAATTCTTCGCCGGCCTCGCTGCGTCCATCGAAGGCAATCAGCAGGATCTTGGCGGTGACTTCTATTACACCCGTCGAGAGCCGTTGGGTATCTGTGCCGGGATCGGTGCCTGGAATTATCCACTGCAGATCGCCTGCTGGAAATCCGCACCCGCGCTGGCGACTGGCAACAGCATGATTTTCAAGCCGTCGGAAGAAACACCGCTGGGTGCGCTCAAGCTGGCGGAAATCTACATCGAGGCGGGCGTCCCGGCCGGCGTATTCAACGTGGTGCAAGGTGATGGACGCGTTGGAGCCTGGCTGACGCATCACCCTGATATCGCCAAGGTCTCGTTCACCGGCGAGGTCGGCACCGGCAGAAAGGTCATGGCCGCTGCCGCCAGCACGCTCAAGGAAGTGACCATGGAGCTGGGCGGCAAGTCGCCGCTGATCATCTTCGATGACGCCGATATCGATAACGCCGTCTCGGCAGCCATGCTGGGCAATTTCTATACCCAGGGCGAAATATGCACCAACGGTACCCGCGTATTCGTCCACGAAGCGGTGTACGACACATTCATGCAGCGTCTGCTTGAACGCACCCGCAACAACATTCGGATGGGCGATCCCATGGACCGGGACACCAACTTCGGTGCGCTGATCTCGGCCAGACATCGGGACCTTGTGCTGGGTTACATCGAGAAGGGCCTCGCCGAAGGCGCCACGCTTGCGTGCGGCGGCAAGGCAGCGCAACCAGCCGGCGCGGAAGGCGGGTTCTTCGTCGAGCCAACGATCTTCACTGATTGCGCAGACCATATGAGTATCGTGCGGGAGGAAATCTTCGGGCCGGTCATGTCGGTGTTGACCTTCAGCGACGAAGACGAAGTCATCTGCCGCGCCAACGATACCGAGACAGGCCTCGCCGCGGGCGTGTTCACCAATGACATCCGCCGCGCCCATCGGGTGATCCATCGGATGCAGGCTGGTATCTGCTGGATCAACGCGTACGGGGCATCGCCTGCGGAAATGCCGGTCGGCGGCTACAAGCTGTCCGGCATTGGTCGGGAAAACGGACGCGTGACCCTCGACCAGTACACCCAGATCAAGTCGGTATACGTGGGTATGGCCGATCTGGAGAGCCCATTCTGA